The Nocardioides campestrisoli genome includes a window with the following:
- the polA gene encoding DNA polymerase I: MTATPSRPRLLLLDGHSLAYRAFFALPVENFSTTTGQPTNAVYGFTSMLINVLRDEEPTHVAVAFDRSRQTFRLAEYAEYKAKRNKTPDEFKSQLPLIQEVLDALHIIHLEVDGFEADDIIATLATQAVAQDMEVLILTGDRDSLQLVGETSTVLYPMRGVSELARMTPDAVETKYGVPPHRYPELAALVGEDSDNLPGVPGVGPKTAAKWIAQYDGLDNVIARADEIKGKAGDNLRAHLGDVLRNRRLNALVCDLALDYQPDDLLRRPWDRQEVHTLFDGLEFRVLRDRLFESLTSEEEVEGPGFEVTGEVLAPGALAPWLTQHAAGTVGLYVRGTWGAGTGRVEGLALATEGDHAAYVSVEELTPEDEQALAAWLADPARSKVMHDAKGPMLALAAHGWELAGLLSDTALAAYLVRPDQRSYDLADLTLRYLRRELREEVDDGQGALFDQDEAVAEVAMLRARAVVDLAEALDSAVDEHGGTELLAQVELPLVHILARMERTGIGVDLDRLQELESEFGGEVKKAAEEAFSVIGKEINLGSPKQLQVVLFDELNMPKTKKTKTGYTTDADALQQLFVKTEHPFLLALLRHRDVSRLRQTVEGLLKTVQPDGRIHTTFNQIIAATGRLSSTDPNLQNIPVRTEEGRRIREAFVVGPGYERLMTADYSQIEMRIMAHLSEDELLIEAFRSGQDFHSITASRVFGVPAEQVDGGMRAKIKAMNYGLAYGLSAYGLAQQLRIEPSEARVLMDDYFETFGGVRDYLGGIVDEARRSGFTETIMGRRRYLPDLTSDNRQRRDMAERMALNAPIQGSAADLVKVAMRGVDSALADRGLRSRMLLQVHDELVLEVAPGEDEQLEQLVREEMGRAAELAVPLDVSVGTGRSWHEAAH; encoded by the coding sequence GTGACTGCGACGCCCTCCCGACCCCGGCTCCTCCTGCTCGACGGCCACTCGCTGGCCTACCGCGCCTTCTTCGCGCTGCCGGTGGAGAACTTCTCCACCACCACCGGCCAGCCGACCAACGCGGTCTACGGGTTCACCTCGATGCTCATCAACGTCCTGCGCGACGAGGAGCCCACCCACGTGGCGGTGGCCTTCGACCGCTCCCGGCAGACGTTCCGGCTCGCGGAGTACGCGGAGTACAAGGCCAAGCGCAACAAGACGCCCGACGAGTTCAAGAGCCAGCTGCCGCTGATCCAGGAGGTCCTGGACGCGCTGCACATCATCCACCTCGAGGTCGACGGCTTCGAGGCCGACGACATCATCGCCACGCTGGCCACCCAGGCGGTCGCCCAGGACATGGAGGTGCTGATCCTCACCGGTGACCGCGACTCCCTCCAGCTGGTGGGGGAGACCTCCACGGTGCTCTACCCGATGCGCGGCGTCTCCGAGCTGGCCCGGATGACCCCCGACGCGGTGGAGACCAAGTACGGCGTGCCGCCGCACCGCTACCCCGAGCTCGCCGCACTGGTGGGGGAGGACTCCGACAACCTGCCGGGCGTCCCGGGCGTGGGCCCCAAGACCGCGGCCAAGTGGATCGCCCAGTACGACGGCCTCGACAACGTGATCGCCCGGGCGGACGAGATCAAGGGCAAGGCCGGCGACAACCTGCGCGCGCACCTCGGCGACGTGCTGCGCAACCGCCGGCTCAACGCCCTGGTCTGCGACCTCGCCCTCGACTACCAGCCCGACGACCTGCTGCGCCGACCCTGGGACCGCCAGGAGGTGCACACCCTCTTCGACGGCCTGGAGTTCCGGGTGCTGCGCGACCGGCTCTTCGAGTCCCTCACCTCGGAGGAGGAGGTCGAGGGGCCGGGCTTCGAGGTCACCGGCGAGGTGCTCGCACCCGGCGCCCTGGCGCCCTGGCTGACCCAGCACGCCGCCGGCACGGTCGGCCTCTACGTCCGGGGCACCTGGGGTGCCGGCACCGGGCGGGTGGAGGGCCTGGCCCTGGCCACCGAGGGCGACCACGCGGCGTACGTCTCGGTCGAGGAGCTGACGCCCGAGGACGAGCAGGCGCTGGCTGCCTGGCTCGCCGACCCGGCGCGCTCCAAGGTGATGCACGACGCCAAGGGGCCGATGCTGGCGCTGGCCGCGCACGGCTGGGAGCTCGCGGGCCTGCTCAGCGACACCGCGCTGGCCGCCTACCTGGTCCGCCCCGACCAGCGCTCCTACGACCTGGCCGACCTGACCCTGCGCTACCTGCGCCGCGAGCTGCGCGAAGAGGTCGACGACGGCCAGGGCGCACTGTTCGACCAGGACGAGGCGGTCGCGGAGGTCGCGATGCTGCGCGCCCGGGCCGTGGTCGACCTGGCCGAGGCCCTCGACTCCGCGGTCGACGAGCACGGCGGGACCGAGCTGCTGGCGCAGGTCGAGCTGCCCCTGGTGCACATCCTGGCCCGGATGGAGCGCACCGGCATCGGCGTCGACCTCGACCGGCTCCAGGAGCTGGAGTCGGAGTTCGGCGGCGAGGTGAAGAAGGCAGCCGAGGAGGCGTTCTCGGTCATCGGCAAGGAGATCAACCTCGGCTCGCCCAAGCAGCTGCAGGTGGTGCTCTTCGACGAGCTGAACATGCCCAAGACCAAGAAGACCAAGACGGGCTACACCACCGACGCCGACGCGCTCCAGCAGCTCTTCGTCAAGACCGAGCACCCGTTCCTGCTCGCCCTGCTGCGGCACCGCGACGTGAGCCGGCTGCGCCAGACCGTCGAGGGGCTGCTCAAGACCGTCCAGCCGGACGGTCGCATCCACACCACGTTCAACCAGATCATCGCCGCGACCGGACGGCTCTCCAGCACCGACCCGAACCTGCAGAACATCCCGGTGCGCACCGAGGAGGGTCGTCGGATCCGGGAGGCGTTCGTGGTCGGTCCGGGCTACGAGCGGCTGATGACCGCCGACTACAGCCAGATCGAGATGCGGATCATGGCCCACCTCTCCGAGGACGAGCTCTTGATCGAGGCGTTCCGTTCGGGCCAGGACTTCCACTCCATCACCGCCAGCCGGGTCTTCGGGGTCCCGGCCGAGCAGGTCGACGGCGGCATGCGGGCCAAGATCAAGGCGATGAACTACGGACTCGCCTACGGGCTCTCGGCCTACGGCCTGGCCCAGCAGCTGCGGATCGAGCCGTCGGAGGCGCGGGTGCTGATGGACGACTACTTCGAGACCTTCGGCGGCGTGCGCGACTACCTGGGCGGGATCGTGGACGAGGCGCGACGCTCGGGGTTCACCGAGACGATCATGGGTCGGCGTCGCTACCTGCCGGACCTGACCAGCGACAACCGGCAGCGACGCGACATGGCCGAGCGGATGGCGCTGAACGCCCCGATCCAGGGCTCGGCCGCCGACCTGGTCAAGGTCGCCATGCGCGGCGTCGACTCCGCGCTCGCGGACCGGGGGCTGCGCTCGCGGATGCTCCTGCAGGTGCACGACGAGCTGGTGCTCGAGGTGGCGCCCGGAGAGGACGAGCAGCTCGAGCAGCTGGTCCGCGAGGAGATGGGCCGGGCGGCCGAGCTGGCGGTGCCGCTCGACGTCTCCGTCGGCACGGGTCGCAGCTGGCACGAGGCGGCGCACTGA
- a CDS encoding ABC transporter substrate-binding protein, whose protein sequence is MNRSTTASWLKVMAGAATLSLALTACGSDSDDGDTDAGSESSESPTSETVTYTNDECSGDTTSADTFKVGGILPLTGNLAYLGPPEIAGVGLAVSEINEAGGVGGADACHFVEDSGDSTDMSISTAAAQTMVAEKPSVVVGAASSSVSLNFVDTLTDNKIVQISPANTALDLSGYSDFYFRTAPPDTIQGNALGNLIAQDGHQRLAFLVFNDTYGTGLRNAVEQTFTDAGGEVVYGGKGDGDEFPAGQTTFSSEVTAALNSSPDAIVILAFDETKAIVPELAQQGWDMSKIYMTDGNTADYTKDFEAGTLEGAQGTIPGGDTAQEFKDKLVAWYDQAENETLTDFAYGAESYDAVMLAALAAVKGGDTTPTTIQKNLPAVSGATDGEECTTYADCVELLDAGEEIKYTGPSGIGPINKDNDPSSAFVGIYSFNGDNKNERTGTVEGKI, encoded by the coding sequence GTGAATCGATCCACAACAGCCTCCTGGCTCAAGGTGATGGCGGGCGCGGCAACGCTCTCGCTGGCCCTGACGGCCTGCGGCAGTGACAGCGACGACGGCGACACGGACGCGGGCAGCGAGTCCAGCGAGTCCCCCACGTCGGAGACCGTCACGTACACCAACGACGAGTGCTCGGGTGACACCACCAGCGCGGACACGTTCAAGGTGGGTGGGATCCTGCCGCTGACCGGCAACCTGGCCTACCTCGGCCCGCCGGAGATCGCGGGCGTCGGCCTGGCCGTCTCGGAGATCAACGAGGCCGGCGGCGTCGGCGGCGCGGACGCCTGCCACTTCGTCGAGGACTCCGGTGACTCCACCGACATGTCGATCTCGACCGCAGCAGCCCAGACCATGGTGGCCGAGAAGCCGTCCGTGGTCGTCGGCGCCGCGTCCTCGAGCGTGTCCCTCAACTTCGTGGACACCCTGACCGACAACAAGATCGTCCAGATCTCGCCGGCCAACACCGCGCTCGACCTGTCGGGCTACTCCGACTTCTACTTCCGCACCGCCCCGCCGGACACCATCCAGGGCAACGCGCTGGGCAACCTGATCGCTCAGGACGGCCACCAGCGACTGGCCTTCCTGGTGTTCAACGACACCTACGGCACCGGCCTGCGGAACGCGGTCGAGCAGACCTTCACCGACGCGGGCGGCGAGGTCGTCTACGGCGGCAAGGGCGACGGCGACGAGTTCCCCGCCGGCCAGACCACCTTCTCCTCCGAGGTGACGGCTGCACTCAACTCCTCGCCCGACGCGATCGTCATCCTGGCCTTCGACGAGACCAAGGCGATCGTGCCCGAGCTCGCGCAGCAGGGCTGGGACATGTCGAAGATCTACATGACCGACGGCAACACCGCCGACTACACCAAGGACTTCGAGGCGGGCACGCTCGAGGGCGCGCAGGGCACGATCCCCGGTGGCGACACCGCGCAGGAGTTCAAGGACAAGCTCGTCGCCTGGTACGACCAGGCCGAGAACGAGACCCTGACCGACTTCGCCTACGGCGCCGAGTCCTACGACGCCGTGATGCTGGCCGCCCTGGCCGCCGTCAAGGGCGGGGACACCACCCCGACCACCATCCAGAAGAACCTGCCGGCCGTCTCCGGCGCCACCGACGGCGAGGAGTGCACCACGTACGCCGACTGCGTCGAGCTCCTGGACGCCGGCGAGGAGATCAAGTACACCGGTCCTTCGGGCATCGGGCCGATCAACAAGGACAACGACCCGTCGTCCGCGTTCGTCGGGATCTACTCGTTCAACGGTGACAACAAGAACGAGCGCACCGGCACGGTCGAGGGCAAGATCTGA
- a CDS encoding ABC transporter ATP-binding protein: protein MSQSAQGSPQGAAQGPAQGAVPVVEAQDIVAGYLPGVNILNGCSLTAYPGEMIGIIGPNGAGKSTLLKAMFGLVNVHEGTVRLHGEDITNARTNRLVEMGVGFVPQTNNVFPSLTIEENLRMGLYLRPKKVGERLRAMWDLFPVLHDRRNQSAGALSGGERQSLAMARALMMEPSVLLLDEPSAGLSPVRQDETFLRTRMINKTGVCVVMVEQNARRCLQICDRGYVLDQGRDAHTGTGRDLANDPKVIELYLGTLAADVEKDGAPSDPTQSPA, encoded by the coding sequence ATGAGCCAGTCCGCACAGGGATCACCACAGGGAGCAGCACAGGGTCCGGCGCAGGGCGCGGTCCCGGTGGTCGAGGCCCAGGACATCGTCGCGGGCTACCTGCCCGGGGTCAACATCCTCAACGGCTGCAGCCTGACCGCCTACCCGGGCGAGATGATCGGCATCATCGGCCCCAACGGGGCCGGCAAGTCGACGCTCCTCAAGGCGATGTTCGGCCTGGTCAACGTGCACGAGGGCACTGTGCGCCTGCACGGGGAGGACATCACCAACGCGCGGACCAACCGCCTGGTGGAGATGGGGGTCGGGTTCGTCCCGCAGACCAACAACGTCTTCCCCAGCCTGACCATCGAGGAGAACCTCCGGATGGGGCTGTACCTGCGCCCCAAGAAGGTGGGTGAGCGTCTGCGGGCCATGTGGGACCTCTTCCCGGTGCTGCACGACCGACGCAACCAGAGTGCGGGAGCGCTGTCGGGCGGCGAGCGCCAGTCCCTGGCGATGGCCCGGGCCCTGATGATGGAGCCCTCGGTGCTGCTGCTCGACGAGCCGTCGGCCGGTCTCTCCCCGGTACGCCAGGACGAGACGTTCCTGCGGACCCGGATGATCAACAAGACCGGCGTGTGCGTGGTGATGGTCGAGCAGAACGCCCGTCGCTGCCTGCAGATCTGCGACCGCGGCTACGTCCTCGACCAGGGTCGGGACGCCCACACCGGCACCGGCCGGGACCTGGCCAACGATCCCAAGGTGATCGAGCTCTACCTGGGCACCCTGGCCGCTGACGTGGAGAAGGACGGGGCGCCGAGCGACCCCACCCAGTCGCCCGCCTGA
- a CDS encoding hotdog fold thioesterase: MSDHTETTSPAPSPTPAPDALLAMMTERRGDLGEKMGIEVLEISAERAVATMPVEGNTQPFGLLHGGASVVLAESLGSMASAVHAHPDRIPVGVDINATHHRSATSGTVTGVATAIHLGRTSTCYEIVITDEQGRRLCTSRITCALIPADRRP; the protein is encoded by the coding sequence ATGAGCGACCACACCGAGACCACCTCGCCCGCCCCCTCCCCCACGCCCGCCCCCGACGCCCTGCTGGCGATGATGACCGAGCGCAGGGGCGACCTGGGCGAGAAGATGGGCATCGAGGTGCTGGAGATCTCCGCCGAGCGCGCGGTGGCCACGATGCCGGTCGAGGGCAACACCCAGCCCTTCGGCCTGCTGCACGGCGGCGCCTCGGTGGTGCTCGCCGAGTCCCTCGGCTCGATGGCCTCCGCGGTCCACGCCCACCCCGACCGGATCCCGGTGGGGGTGGACATCAACGCCACCCACCACCGGTCCGCCACCTCCGGGACGGTCACGGGAGTGGCCACCGCGATCCACCTGGGCCGGACCTCGACCTGCTACGAGATCGTGATCACCGACGAGCAGGGGCGCCGGCTGTGCACGTCGCGGATCACCTGCGCGCTGATCCCGGCCGACCGCCGTCCCTGA
- a CDS encoding GNAT family N-acetyltransferase encodes MGRVNVTIRPAQTDDVEQLVVLWTDSLRRGSAEQRRSDVLQILAAAASTPDERVLVAEVDGTVAGVVHLQVTTLSPVNREPVVYAVAPHVHPQHRRHGVGTALMEAAVVFAEERQVALVGAAVVTASREANRFFARLSLGARATLRIASTQSVRHRLTVLRPERAGPHGSRQRDRILAARRVRRAERVS; translated from the coding sequence ATGGGTCGAGTGAACGTGACGATCCGTCCTGCGCAGACCGACGACGTCGAGCAGCTCGTGGTGCTGTGGACCGACTCGTTGCGCCGCGGGTCGGCGGAGCAGCGACGCTCGGACGTGCTGCAGATCCTGGCGGCCGCGGCGTCCACCCCCGACGAGCGTGTCCTGGTGGCCGAGGTGGACGGCACGGTCGCCGGGGTGGTGCACCTGCAGGTGACCACGCTCTCTCCCGTCAACCGGGAGCCGGTCGTCTACGCGGTGGCGCCGCACGTGCACCCGCAGCACCGCCGCCACGGGGTGGGCACCGCGCTCATGGAGGCGGCGGTGGTCTTCGCCGAGGAGCGGCAGGTCGCGCTGGTGGGCGCCGCCGTGGTCACCGCCTCCAGGGAGGCCAACCGGTTCTTCGCCCGGCTCTCCCTGGGCGCCCGGGCGACGCTGCGGATCGCCTCGACCCAGAGCGTGCGCCACCGGCTGACGGTGCTGCGCCCGGAGCGTGCCGGGCCGCACGGGAGTCGTCAGCGGGACCGGATCCTGGCAGCCCGCCGCGTCCGCCGGGCCGAGCGGGTCTCCTGA
- a CDS encoding branched-chain amino acid ABC transporter permease: MTMDAEAATLAEAPPDESGSAKLRRGVVIALGMIGGLVLLWLVGQFVPGEAGSIARAMMREAISPQTAAVAIAVIGLNVHFGFTGLLNIGQAGFMLLGAYGFAISVRYDVPLVPAVLIGLMAAVVFALILGLPTLKLRGDYLAIVTISAAEIIRYVGRSALLTDFTGAAQGIQGKTYRDPFTDLSFFGSGDASIGFLSYQMTGVNGWWVRFVAWTLVGLCVLAIYLLVRSPWGRLLRGIREDEMAILSLGKNAFAVKMQALVIGGVLGALGGIIYVLPSSVQPDSMGRALTFFAWTALLLGGAATIFGPVLGSILFFVVRIFIKGTADVLVPNSLMNSQQTEQFSWIVVGVALMLLVIFRPQGILGDKRELRFNV; this comes from the coding sequence ATGACCATGGATGCAGAAGCCGCCACGCTGGCGGAGGCGCCGCCGGACGAGTCCGGGTCCGCCAAGCTCCGTCGGGGCGTCGTCATCGCGCTGGGCATGATCGGCGGGCTGGTCCTGCTGTGGCTGGTCGGGCAGTTCGTTCCCGGGGAGGCAGGCTCCATCGCCCGGGCGATGATGCGCGAGGCGATCTCGCCGCAGACCGCCGCGGTGGCGATCGCCGTCATCGGGCTCAACGTGCACTTCGGCTTCACCGGGCTGCTCAACATCGGCCAGGCCGGCTTCATGCTGCTGGGCGCCTACGGGTTCGCGATCTCGGTGCGGTACGACGTGCCTCTGGTCCCGGCGGTCCTCATCGGCCTGATGGCCGCGGTCGTCTTCGCCCTGATCCTCGGGCTGCCGACCCTGAAGCTGCGCGGTGACTACCTCGCCATCGTGACCATCTCGGCGGCGGAGATCATCCGCTACGTCGGTCGCTCGGCGCTGCTGACGGACTTCACCGGCGCCGCCCAGGGGATCCAGGGCAAGACCTACCGCGACCCGTTCACCGACCTGTCGTTCTTCGGCTCCGGTGACGCCAGCATCGGCTTCCTGAGCTACCAGATGACGGGTGTCAACGGGTGGTGGGTCAGGTTCGTGGCCTGGACCCTGGTGGGGCTGTGCGTGCTGGCGATCTACCTGCTGGTCCGCAGCCCCTGGGGGAGGCTGCTCCGCGGGATCCGTGAGGACGAGATGGCGATCCTCAGCCTGGGCAAGAACGCCTTCGCGGTGAAGATGCAGGCCCTGGTGATCGGCGGCGTGCTCGGCGCGCTGGGCGGGATCATCTACGTCCTGCCGTCGTCGGTGCAGCCGGACTCGATGGGCCGCGCCCTGACCTTCTTCGCCTGGACCGCCCTGCTGCTGGGCGGCGCCGCGACGATCTTCGGGCCCGTCCTCGGGTCGATCCTGTTCTTCGTGGTCCGCATCTTCATCAAGGGCACCGCCGACGTGCTGGTCCCCAACAGCCTGATGAACAGCCAGCAGACCGAGCAGTTCTCCTGGATCGTGGTCGGCGTCGCGCTGATGCTGCTGGTGATCTTCCGACCACAAGGGATCCTCGGCGACAAGAGGGAGTTGCGGTTCAATGTCTGA
- a CDS encoding acyltransferase family protein produces the protein MPLEGGPRHLSALTGLRGLAALSVVQLHVAARTEYEWFGVHAFGPIALFVLSGFLLYRPFARWLLGRGTQPELWSYSVRRGARIFPAFWVVLLVWMLLHEPAVPTGAADWIKTLTLVSSLEFFGLTPGLEQTWSMGTELTWYVAVPVIALLIHALVGERGGRTSFRVQALLLVSSLPIAHLFRAYAREQEWQDAPMWLPSYLYCFCLGALVGLALEAEREGIITLTRTRRVLGMPGLLLTATVLMLVLTCSPLAGPPGLVTLTFQEQVLRNLFACGLALVLLAAGLFSPPGALLMRLLSTRWMQATGRWSYGIYLWHVPLIVLLWQEVTFPSGVLGLVTWLVVVGSVSCALGAATWVWVEKPAIAWSHSQSLPTPAPEAVVASDVPVTAPATASESPAEALVEAPAEAMAAAPAGPVDAASLDPVPRDPAPSDAEPVEVVPAPAARIGKHRAH, from the coding sequence GTGCCCCTCGAGGGAGGGCCCAGGCACCTGTCGGCCCTGACCGGGCTCCGCGGACTGGCCGCGCTCTCGGTGGTCCAGCTCCACGTGGCGGCCAGGACGGAGTACGAGTGGTTCGGGGTGCACGCCTTCGGACCCATCGCCCTGTTCGTGCTCTCGGGCTTCCTGCTGTACCGCCCGTTCGCCCGGTGGCTGCTCGGCCGCGGCACCCAACCGGAGCTCTGGTCCTACTCGGTGCGCCGCGGCGCCCGCATCTTCCCCGCCTTCTGGGTGGTGCTGCTGGTGTGGATGCTCCTGCACGAGCCCGCCGTCCCCACCGGCGCGGCGGACTGGATCAAGACCCTGACCCTCGTCTCCAGCCTGGAGTTCTTCGGGCTCACACCGGGGCTGGAACAGACCTGGAGCATGGGCACCGAGCTGACCTGGTACGTCGCGGTCCCGGTGATCGCGCTCCTCATCCACGCGCTGGTGGGTGAGCGCGGCGGGAGGACCTCGTTCCGGGTCCAGGCGCTGCTGCTGGTCTCCTCCCTCCCGATCGCCCACCTCTTCCGGGCCTACGCCCGGGAGCAGGAGTGGCAGGACGCTCCCATGTGGCTGCCGTCCTACCTGTACTGCTTCTGTCTCGGCGCGCTGGTCGGCCTGGCCCTGGAGGCCGAGCGGGAGGGGATCATCACCCTGACCAGGACCCGCCGGGTGCTGGGGATGCCCGGGCTCCTGCTCACCGCCACGGTGCTGATGCTCGTCCTGACCTGCTCGCCCCTGGCCGGACCGCCCGGCCTGGTGACGCTCACCTTCCAGGAGCAGGTTCTCCGCAACCTCTTCGCCTGCGGCCTCGCGCTCGTGCTGCTGGCCGCCGGGCTCTTCTCGCCTCCGGGAGCCCTGCTCATGCGGCTGCTGAGCACGCGCTGGATGCAGGCGACCGGACGCTGGTCCTACGGCATCTACCTCTGGCACGTGCCCCTGATCGTGCTGCTGTGGCAGGAGGTCACCTTCCCTTCCGGCGTGCTGGGCCTGGTTACCTGGCTGGTGGTCGTGGGCTCCGTCTCCTGCGCCCTGGGGGCGGCCACCTGGGTGTGGGTCGAGAAGCCCGCGATCGCCTGGTCCCACAGCCAGTCCCTGCCCACGCCCGCTCCGGAGGCCGTCGTCGCCTCCGATGTCCCCGTGACAGCCCCCGCCACAGCCTCCGAATCCCCCGCCGAAGCCCTCGTCGAAGCCCCCGCCGAAGCCATGGCCGCCGCTCCAGCCGGGCCCGTCGACGCGGCCTCGCTGGATCCCGTCCCGCGGGACCCGGCCCCGTCGGACGCTGAGCCGGTCGAGGTCGTGCCCGCACCCGCCGCGCGGATCGGCAAGCACCGCGCACACTAG
- a CDS encoding ABC transporter ATP-binding protein produces the protein MSETTAGTTRFDSADPEQRRALMAQVEAAPGSAKPDPILKVDRIVRSFGGMTAVDVDHLEVQRGVITALIGPNGAGKTTFFNLITGFDKPSSARNGAHWSFDGATLDKTSPAKVAQAGMVRTFQLTKALNRMTVLDNMMLGATGQAGENLLKAWLSPLWRKQENEVESKAKDLLQRFKLLDKKDDYAGSLSGGQRKLLEMARALMTDPKMIMLDEPMAGVNPALTQSLLGHIQSLRDEGMTVLFVEHDMHMVRHISDWVVVMAEGRIVAEGAAGEVMSNPAVIDAYLGAHHDTDLGDDSLLTDATMSQIAREVEHEETRQDQENAPGTAPRPGSGTTTGEGR, from the coding sequence ATGTCTGAGACGACCGCCGGGACCACCCGGTTCGACAGTGCGGACCCGGAGCAGCGCCGCGCGCTGATGGCCCAGGTCGAGGCCGCGCCGGGGTCGGCCAAGCCGGACCCGATCCTCAAGGTCGACCGGATCGTGCGGAGCTTCGGCGGGATGACCGCCGTGGACGTGGACCACCTCGAGGTGCAGCGTGGGGTGATCACCGCCCTGATCGGCCCCAACGGGGCCGGCAAGACCACGTTCTTCAACCTGATCACCGGGTTCGACAAGCCCTCCTCGGCCCGCAACGGCGCCCACTGGTCCTTCGACGGGGCGACCCTGGACAAGACGTCGCCGGCCAAGGTCGCCCAGGCCGGCATGGTGCGGACCTTCCAGCTCACCAAGGCCCTGAACCGGATGACGGTGCTGGACAACATGATGCTGGGGGCCACCGGCCAGGCGGGGGAGAACCTGCTCAAGGCGTGGCTCTCCCCGTTGTGGCGCAAGCAGGAGAACGAGGTCGAGTCCAAGGCCAAGGACCTCCTCCAGCGGTTCAAGCTGCTGGACAAGAAGGACGACTACGCCGGCAGTCTCTCGGGCGGGCAGCGCAAGCTGCTGGAGATGGCTCGGGCGCTGATGACGGACCCGAAGATGATCATGCTCGACGAGCCGATGGCCGGGGTGAACCCGGCCCTGACCCAGTCACTGCTCGGGCACATCCAGAGCCTTCGCGACGAGGGGATGACGGTCCTGTTCGTCGAGCACGACATGCACATGGTCCGGCACATCTCCGACTGGGTGGTGGTGATGGCCGAGGGCCGGATCGTCGCCGAGGGGGCGGCCGGCGAGGTGATGAGCAACCCGGCCGTGATCGACGCCTACCTGGGAGCGCACCACGACACCGACCTCGGTGACGACTCGCTGCTCACGGACGCGACCATGTCTCAGATCGCCCGGGAGGTCGAGCACGAGGAGACCCGGCAGGACCAGGAGAACGCCCCCGGGACGGCGCCGCGGCCCGGCTCCGGGACCACGACGGGAGAGGGCCGATGA
- a CDS encoding polysaccharide biosynthesis protein: MTGLMGRVSTLMRSGAGIAIAMGIMNVGSFGFNFVALALLGVAEYSGVAVMMGLLLVLSVASLGLQATAARRISSDPEHVAQIEAGILRITYRMAFGLGALLLLLTPVINRVLALDDMALAALAGVAIVPMTLVGGYAGILQGERRWLPLGMLYVASGVPRLLVAGVMLAVAPSEFVAILAVALAAITPVLVGVYALRHDRVPHQHTGTHAGRAIARETLHNSQVLLAFLALSNVDLIVARNVLGAHDSGLYAGGLVVTKAMMFLPQFVVVVAFPAMASAAERTRALVRSLSLITALGLVCAVGAWVVSPLAEPTKYAEIGGQLWVFALLGTTLAMIQLLVYSILARQGERSASLVWIALVVLVAGGLTTSSLETLRNWVLLVDGVLLVVLVGLAYRLLRRDARQPESTTVG, translated from the coding sequence GTGACTGGACTGATGGGGCGGGTCTCGACCCTGATGCGCAGCGGCGCTGGCATCGCGATCGCGATGGGCATCATGAACGTGGGTTCGTTCGGCTTCAACTTCGTGGCGCTCGCGCTGCTCGGCGTCGCCGAGTACAGCGGCGTCGCGGTGATGATGGGCCTGCTGCTCGTGCTCAGTGTCGCCTCCCTGGGGCTGCAGGCGACCGCGGCGAGACGGATCTCCTCAGACCCGGAGCACGTGGCCCAGATCGAGGCCGGGATCCTGCGGATCACCTACCGGATGGCCTTCGGCCTGGGCGCCCTGCTGCTCCTGCTGACCCCCGTGATCAACCGCGTGCTCGCGCTCGACGACATGGCCCTGGCGGCGCTCGCCGGTGTCGCCATCGTGCCGATGACCCTGGTGGGCGGCTACGCCGGCATCCTCCAGGGCGAGCGGCGCTGGCTCCCGCTGGGCATGCTCTACGTGGCCAGCGGCGTGCCCCGGCTGCTCGTGGCCGGAGTGATGCTCGCGGTTGCCCCCAGTGAGTTCGTGGCCATCCTGGCCGTGGCCCTGGCCGCGATCACGCCGGTGCTGGTGGGCGTCTACGCGCTGCGCCACGACCGGGTGCCGCACCAGCACACGGGTACGCACGCAGGCCGCGCGATCGCCCGCGAGACGCTGCACAACTCCCAGGTGCTGCTGGCCTTCCTGGCCCTGTCGAACGTCGACCTGATCGTGGCGCGCAACGTCCTGGGCGCCCACGACTCCGGCCTCTACGCCGGCGGCCTGGTGGTCACCAAGGCGATGATGTTCCTGCCGCAGTTCGTCGTGGTGGTCGCCTTCCCCGCGATGGCCTCGGCCGCCGAGCGGACCCGCGCGCTGGTCCGGAGCCTGAGCCTGATCACGGCGCTCGGGCTCGTCTGCGCCGTCGGCGCCTGGGTCGTCTCCCCGTTGGCCGAGCCGACCAAGTACGCCGAGATCGGCGGCCAGCTGTGGGTCTTCGCCCTGCTGGGCACCACGCTGGCGATGATCCAGCTGCTGGTCTACTCGATCCTGGCCCGCCAGGGTGAGCGCTCGGCCTCGCTGGTCTGGATCGCCCTGGTCGTGCTCGTCGCCGGCGGGCTGACGACGTCGAGCCTGGAGACCCTGCGCAACTGGGTCCTGCTGGTCGACGGCGTCCTGCTCGTCGTGCTGGTCGGTCTGGCCTACCGGCTGCTGCGTCGGGACGCCCGGCAGCCGGAGTCCACCACCGTCGGCTGA